A region of the Pirellulales bacterium genome:
CCAAAGGCGATACGGCTGTCGGGCACCACGCACACCGGAATGCCCGCGGCCGGCACATAGCGCTCCGACAAAATGGCCGCCGCCCCGCGTTGAACCGCTGCAGAAACGTATTCGTGGCCGTCGACGTGGCAGCCCACCAGCGCAGCAAACAAATCGCCGGGATGGCAAGTGCGCGAATCGGCCGTGCAGGCTTGCACAACCACGTCGTCGGCTCCAAACAGCGTGGCCGCAGGCAATAATTGCCGCAAGCTGACGCCGCCAGCGCTAGAGGTAATGTCCCGCATGTCGCAAGGCCTCCTTGCCCTGCTCGGCGGTGAGTGCGGCATCTGCCGCCTTCACAACCTGTCCCGTTGCCCCCGGAACTTGGTCGAGACGTACAAACCGAAAAGCCAGCGGCCGCTTCCTTCCTGGTTACGGCGCGCTCGTGAAAAAGCGATCTCAATTGCACTGCAAACGGGGCCGAATTGTGGCGATTTCCGCATTCCTGTCAAGGCGATTTCGGCTGACTTTCAAACCCCTATTTTTTTGCTTGCACCGAGTGCGCATGCCTGCTGGCTTCTTCACCTTCTTACCTGCTCGCCTCCCTTACCTCATCAAGCTCCGCACCTTGCATTTTGCACTGCATTCAGCTACCTGCATTCCTCTCTCATCACCTCCGCATTCCCCATTCCGCATTCCCCATTTTGCCGTTACGCTATCACGCATGGCAGAAGAAGATTTTGATTTGCAGCGGCTGGCTGTCTATTTGCATTTAACGCCGGCGCAAGTAAGCCGCCTGGCGGAGCGCGGCAAAATTCCGGGACGCAAAGTTCAGGAGCAATGGCGGTTTTCGCAAGCGGATGTGCATCACTGGCTGGAGAGCCGCATTGGATTGTCCGATCAGGAAGAGTTGCAGCAAATGGAAGCCATTGTTCGGCCGGCCGCAGGGCATTTGCTAGCTCCGGTGGGCATTAGCCAACTGCTGCCGCTGGCCGCAATCGAAGTGCCTTTGCTGGCGAAAACGCGCAATTCGGTAATCACCGCTATGGCCGAAGTGGCTGCCCGCACCGGGCTGTTGTGGGACCCGCAAAAAATGGCCGAAGCGGTCCGTGCCCGGGAAGATATGCACCCAACGGCGCTGGAAATTGGCGTGGCGCTGATGCACCCGCGCCGGCCGACGACCAGCATTTTAGGCGAAGCGTTTTTAGCGTTTGGCCGAACGGAAAACAGCATTCCGTTTGGCGGACGCAGTGGTTTAATGACCGACTTGTTCTTTCTGATTTGCTCGACCGACGACCG
Encoded here:
- a CDS encoding PTS sugar transporter subunit IIA, translated to MPAGFFTFLPARLPYLIKLRTLHFALHSATCIPLSSPPHSPFRIPHFAVTLSRMAEEDFDLQRLAVYLHLTPAQVSRLAERGKIPGRKVQEQWRFSQADVHHWLESRIGLSDQEELQQMEAIVRPAAGHLLAPVGISQLLPLAAIEVPLLAKTRNSVITAMAEVAARTGLLWDPQKMAEAVRAREDMHPTALEIGVALMHPRRPTTSILGEAFLAFGRTENSIPFGGRSGLMTDLFFLICSTDDRGHLQTLARLSRIIAEPELLAALRAAPDAEAVRQAIQTAEAKLNA